The Flexivirga aerilata sequence GACAGGGCACCGTCCTCGTGGAAGCCCCACCCGTGGTAGGCCCCGGCGAACGCGAGCCGAGGCTCGGTGAGCAGCGGCAGCCTCGCCTGTGCGGCCACGAATTCCCTGGAATACAGCGGGTGTTCGTACTGCATGCGGGCGACGACCGTCGCCGGGTCGACGCGACCCTCGCCGCCGAGCGTGACGAGCACTCGCTGGTCCTCGGGCGACTGCAGCCGCATCAACCGGGTCAGGTCGTAGGACACCAGCACGCCGTCGGTCGCCTCCACCAGCAGCCGGTAGTTCCAGGACGCCCGCGCCGCCCGGGCCGGCGGCAGCACGGAGCTGTCGGTGTGCAGCAGCGCCGGGTTCTGCGAATAACGCAGGGCGCCGAGCACCTCGGCCTGCTCGGGGCTCGGCGACTTGAGCATCGCGAGGGCGGCGGACGGATGCGTGGCGATCACGACCGCGCTGAAGTCGTGCTCGGCCCGGTCGGTCTGCAGGGTCACGCTGTCGGCACGCGGGGCGACCGCCTGCACCGGGGTGCCGAGCTCCAGATCGATGCGCGCGTCGGAGAAGACCCGCTCGACATAGGTGCGGGAACCGCCGGCGACCGTGCGCCACGTCGGGGAGCCGGTGACGGTGAGCATGCCGTGATGCTGCAGGAAGGTGAGCAGGCTGCGGGCGGGATAGGACAGCGCGTCCTGCGGCGCGCACGACCAGACGGCAGCGACGAGCGGCGTGGCGAAATGCTCGAGGAACGCCTCGTCGAACCGCAGCCGGGCCAGCCAGTCGCCGATGCTCGTCAGGTCGTCCGCGGCGGCCTCGCTGAGGAAATCGGTTGCAGCAGCGTGGAATCGGCGCACCTGCCACAACATCTTCAGGTATGCCGGGCGTCGCACGGTGGCCGGGTCGGCGAGGATGCCGCGCACGCCCTGGCCACCGGCATACTGCCAGCCGGTGCGCTCGGAGAAGACCGACATGCTCATGTCGGTCGGTCGCGTCTCGACCGACAACTCACCGAAGAGCCGTTGCAGGGTCGGGTAGGTGCGGTCGTTGTGCACGATGAAGCCGCTGTCGACGGGCACGGTGGCGCCGTCGGCAAGCCGGACGTCGTGGGTGTGGGCGTGTCCGCCCGGGCGGTCGTCGGCCTCGAAAACCGTCACCCGGCCGGTGCGGCACAAGACGTGGGCGGCGACCAGACCGGACACGCCGCTTCCGATGACTGCGTAGTGAGGTGGCACGGTGGTGGTTCGGTGCGGCGCGCTCACCGGATGGGTCTCTCAGTCCTCTGACCGGACCGGGGTCCGATGGTCGTCGCGCAGTGCCGGGAAGACGTGCAGTGCGAGCAACGGCGCGAGGTCGGCCGGGATGGTTTCGACCGGTTGCCAACGGAGTTCGGCGATCTCAGCCGATGCTCCGGTGATGGGGGCCGGCGGGTGCAGGTAGACCGTGCCGTGCACCTCGTGGCCGGCTTCGTTCGCGGCCGGTGCCCGCCATACGCCGAGGAGGGTGAGGTGCTCCGGGCAGAGCACGGCACCCACCTCCTCGGCCGTCTCCCGGACGGCCGCCGTCGCGGCGTCCTCGCCGGGCTCGGGCTTGCCGCCCGGCAGCTGGAACCGCTCGCTGCCGTGCTTGCGCACAGTGAGCACGCGGCCGGCGTCATCGCGCAGGACGACGGCACTGACGGTCACGGTCGGCGCGGCGGTCATCTCAGGCCAGCGCGACCGTCATGAGCGGCTTGCTGGTCGGTTGCTGCGAGCCTCCCGCGGGTTCGACGGTCACTGCGGCGGCACTGGCGCCGGACACGGATCCGTCGAGCACGGTGGCGGTCCCGGGCGTGAGCAGGCCGGCGCTGACCGGCTTGCCACCCGCGATGAACCACGCCTGGTAGGCCTTCCCAGCCGGAGCCGGCGGCATCCCGCGCAGCGTCGCGACCGCCTTGCCGCGTTGTGCGGAGGTGACCACGACCAGCGACCCGCCGTCGGCGGAGACCGTCGTGCTGCGGGCGTCTGGTGCCTGCTCGACCTGCTGCACCGCCGAGACCGGTGCCTTGTCCTGCTGCCACGGCTGCGCCACCAGCGTCACGCCGCCCGCGATGAGCAGGACGGCAGCGGCAGCCGCGAGCAGCCAGCGTGCAGGGTGGTTGCGGCGGCGGCTCGCCGACACGGTCGTTGCCTGCGAGGTCCGGTCCGCCGGAGTCTCTGCGTGCGGCGCCGGTGATGGCGGTGCCGGTGTCTGCGGGGTCTGTGTTTGCGGGGTTTGTGCGACCGCGCTCAGCACCGAGTCGCGCAGCGCCGG is a genomic window containing:
- a CDS encoding NAD(P)/FAD-dependent oxidoreductase — its product is MSAPHRTTTVPPHYAVIGSGVSGLVAAHVLCRTGRVTVFEADDRPGGHAHTHDVRLADGATVPVDSGFIVHNDRTYPTLQRLFGELSVETRPTDMSMSVFSERTGWQYAGGQGVRGILADPATVRRPAYLKMLWQVRRFHAAATDFLSEAAADDLTSIGDWLARLRFDEAFLEHFATPLVAAVWSCAPQDALSYPARSLLTFLQHHGMLTVTGSPTWRTVAGGSRTYVERVFSDARIDLELGTPVQAVAPRADSVTLQTDRAEHDFSAVVIATHPSAALAMLKSPSPEQAEVLGALRYSQNPALLHTDSSVLPPARAARASWNYRLLVEATDGVLVSYDLTRLMRLQSPEDQRVLVTLGGEGRVDPATVVARMQYEHPLYSREFVAAQARLPLLTEPRLAFAGAYHGWGFHEDGALSGLLAAEALGGRW
- a CDS encoding NUDIX hydrolase: MTAAPTVTVSAVVLRDDAGRVLTVRKHGSERFQLPGGKPEPGEDAATAAVRETAEEVGAVLCPEHLTLLGVWRAPAANEAGHEVHGTVYLHPPAPITGASAEIAELRWQPVETIPADLAPLLALHVFPALRDDHRTPVRSED
- a CDS encoding anti-sigma factor, with the protein product MTEDMHDKHIDTLDYALDAMDEVSRRWADRHLEHCAQCRAEVAELQEATAALGESTAPVSPPPALRDSVLSAVAQTPQTQTPQTPAPPSPAPHAETPADRTSQATTVSASRRRNHPARWLLAAAAAVLLIAGGVTLVAQPWQQDKAPVSAVQQVEQAPDARSTTVSADGGSLVVVTSAQRGKAVATLRGMPPAPAGKAYQAWFIAGGKPVSAGLLTPGTATVLDGSVSGASAAAVTVEPAGGSQQPTSKPLMTVALA